A window of Prolixibacter sp. SD074 contains these coding sequences:
- a CDS encoding amidophosphoribosyltransferase yields MSELIKHECGIAMIRLRKPLEYYKLKYGTWQYGLNKLYLLMEKQHNRGQDGAGVVGVKIDMAAGQDYIHRHRSVDANPIKDVFDNIFGEFNHAKTNFPNTYHDPAWAKNNLPFVSELYLGHLRYGTFGRNSVEFTHPVMRQNNWRSRNLVLAGNFNLTNVDELFDLLVGLGQHPKAYTDTVTVLEKVGHFLDEENEMLFRRYKNEGYSNKEISPLIERNLDLRQTLERSSRDWDGGYAIGGIIGHGDAFVLRDPWGIRPAYYYADDEIVVVASERPVIQTVMNVSWKSVQEVKPGGALIVRRDGTLSEEMVRVPQERKSCSFERIYFSRGSDRDIYLERKKLGHLLAPTIMKAVDNDLENTVFSYIPNTAETAFSGMMEGIRDLLLEWKKDKIHALGGNMTEEAISEIISVEPRIEKVAIKDVKMRTFITDDSSRDDLVGHVYDVTYGVVRNGKDTLVVIDDSIVRGTTLKRSILRILDRLHPKRIIIISSAPQIRYPDCYGIDMAELGKFIAFSAAIALLKETGKGHVIDEAYKNCKEQQHLPKEEIVNYVKEIYRPFTNEEISDKIAQLLKPVDCNAEVDIVYQTVDNLHKACPNDLGDWYFTGDYPTPGGNKVVNTSFINYIEGIKGRAY; encoded by the coding sequence ATGAGCGAGCTAATAAAACATGAGTGTGGGATAGCGATGATAAGGCTTCGCAAACCGCTGGAATATTACAAGTTAAAATACGGAACCTGGCAGTACGGTTTGAATAAGCTTTACCTGTTGATGGAGAAGCAACACAACCGCGGACAAGACGGGGCAGGCGTTGTAGGCGTGAAAATTGACATGGCAGCGGGGCAGGATTATATTCATCGCCACCGTTCGGTGGATGCTAATCCGATTAAAGATGTGTTTGATAATATATTTGGCGAGTTTAACCATGCCAAAACAAATTTTCCAAACACATATCACGATCCCGCCTGGGCTAAAAACAACCTTCCGTTTGTCAGTGAGCTTTACCTGGGACACTTGCGGTACGGTACGTTTGGCCGCAACAGTGTAGAGTTTACCCATCCGGTGATGCGGCAAAATAACTGGCGTTCGCGAAACCTGGTGCTGGCCGGTAACTTCAACCTGACGAACGTCGATGAGTTATTTGACCTGCTGGTAGGTTTGGGGCAACATCCCAAAGCGTATACCGACACCGTGACCGTTCTGGAGAAAGTGGGGCATTTCCTGGATGAGGAGAATGAAATGCTTTTCCGCAGATATAAAAACGAAGGTTACTCCAATAAAGAGATTTCCCCGCTCATTGAGCGGAACCTGGATCTGAGACAAACATTGGAGCGCTCCAGCCGCGATTGGGACGGCGGCTATGCCATTGGCGGAATTATCGGTCACGGAGATGCTTTTGTGTTGCGTGATCCATGGGGAATCCGGCCGGCTTACTACTATGCCGACGATGAAATTGTGGTGGTTGCTTCCGAGCGTCCGGTTATTCAAACCGTGATGAACGTTTCCTGGAAAAGTGTTCAGGAAGTGAAACCCGGAGGAGCCCTGATCGTGAGGAGGGACGGAACCTTGTCGGAAGAGATGGTCCGTGTTCCGCAAGAGCGGAAATCATGTTCATTCGAGCGGATTTATTTTTCCCGTGGTTCGGATCGCGATATCTACCTCGAGCGAAAAAAGCTGGGGCATCTCCTTGCTCCGACCATTATGAAGGCTGTAGACAACGACCTGGAGAATACTGTTTTTTCGTACATCCCAAATACGGCAGAGACGGCATTTTCCGGAATGATGGAAGGTATCCGTGACCTACTGCTGGAGTGGAAGAAAGACAAAATTCATGCGTTGGGCGGGAATATGACGGAGGAAGCCATTTCAGAAATCATTTCCGTTGAGCCCCGTATCGAGAAGGTTGCCATCAAGGACGTGAAAATGCGCACGTTCATCACGGATGATTCCAGTCGTGATGATTTGGTTGGCCACGTGTATGATGTTACCTACGGTGTAGTCAGGAATGGAAAAGATACGCTGGTGGTTATCGACGATTCTATTGTTCGGGGTACTACGCTCAAGCGAAGTATTCTGCGCATTCTCGACCGGCTTCATCCCAAACGGATTATTATCATCTCATCGGCACCGCAGATTCGTTATCCCGATTGTTACGGAATTGATATGGCCGAGCTTGGAAAGTTCATTGCTTTTTCAGCAGCCATTGCTTTGTTGAAAGAAACGGGCAAGGGGCATGTGATTGATGAGGCATACAAGAATTGTAAAGAGCAGCAACATTTGCCGAAAGAGGAGATTGTGAACTACGTGAAGGAGATTTATCGGCCCTTTACCAATGAGGAGATTTCGGATAAAATCGCCCAGTTGCTGAAGCCGGTAGATTGCAATGCCGAGGTGGATATCGTTTACCAGACAGTAGACAACCTACACAAAGCGTGCCCGAACGATTTGGGTGATTGGTATTTCACGGGTGATTATCCCACTCCTGGTGGAAACAAGGTGGTGAATACCTCGTTTATTAATTATATCGAAGGAATTAAAGGCCGGGCTTATTGA
- a CDS encoding SPOR domain-containing protein: MRRILSTFVVLLLFWGNVLAQKPAPVNGYGQLPADDTTGIWTELNVHQNPKTEKLLERQIQLDKNRQTTPGYRVQIYFGSGSSAKIKAMKVKTDFLSAYPEVKAYIIYQSPDFKVRVGDFRTRSEALRLQKKIARDYPNAFIVPDGIQFPDLFSNSSSEN, encoded by the coding sequence ATGAGGAGGATACTTTCAACTTTCGTTGTCCTTTTGCTCTTTTGGGGTAATGTGTTGGCACAGAAGCCGGCGCCGGTCAACGGATACGGTCAGCTTCCGGCTGACGATACCACCGGAATCTGGACAGAGCTCAATGTTCACCAGAATCCGAAAACAGAAAAACTGCTTGAGCGTCAAATCCAGCTCGATAAGAACCGTCAAACCACGCCAGGGTATCGGGTACAGATTTATTTTGGTTCGGGAAGTTCGGCCAAAATTAAAGCCATGAAGGTGAAGACTGATTTTCTCTCGGCGTACCCGGAAGTAAAAGCCTACATCATATATCAGTCACCCGATTTTAAGGTTCGGGTTGGCGATTTTCGCACACGGAGCGAAGCGCTTCGGTTACAAAAAAAGATTGCCCGGGATTATCCCAATGCGTTTATTGTACCCGACGGAATTCAGTTCCCGGACCTTTTCAGCAATTCAAGTTCAGAAAATTAA
- a CDS encoding YebC/PmpR family DNA-binding transcriptional regulator encodes MSGHSKWSTIKRKKGALDAKRGKIFTRLIKEISVAVKDGGPDPDGNPRLRLAIQNAKGENMPKDNIERAIKKAAGADADSYAEVTFEGYGSHGIAVFVECLTDNNNRSVSNVRSIFNKYGGSLGTNGSLSFLFDRKGIFRIPAENIKLEEVELDLIDSGVEEIEQEDGFVILTSAMEDFGNLNKKLEDLNIEAASADLQRIPNDTKELDVESAQKVLKLIEALEDDDDVQNVYHNLEMTDELQEALESE; translated from the coding sequence ATGTCAGGACACAGTAAATGGTCGACAATTAAGCGGAAAAAGGGCGCACTTGATGCGAAGCGCGGAAAAATATTTACCCGCCTGATAAAGGAGATATCGGTAGCCGTGAAGGATGGTGGTCCCGACCCGGACGGTAATCCCCGTTTGCGTTTGGCCATTCAAAATGCCAAAGGGGAAAACATGCCCAAAGACAATATCGAAAGGGCGATTAAAAAAGCTGCCGGTGCCGATGCCGACAGTTATGCAGAGGTAACGTTTGAAGGGTATGGTTCGCATGGTATTGCTGTCTTTGTTGAATGTCTGACGGATAATAACAACCGGTCGGTTTCGAACGTACGCTCCATTTTTAATAAATATGGCGGAAGTCTGGGGACGAATGGTTCGCTGAGTTTCCTTTTCGACCGGAAGGGTATTTTCCGCATTCCCGCCGAAAATATAAAACTTGAGGAAGTAGAGCTTGATTTGATTGACTCAGGCGTAGAGGAAATTGAGCAGGAAGACGGCTTTGTTATTCTGACTTCGGCCATGGAAGATTTCGGTAACCTGAATAAAAAACTGGAGGATTTAAACATTGAGGCAGCCAGTGCCGATTTGCAGCGAATACCCAATGACACAAAGGAGTTGGATGTAGAGTCGGCCCAGAAGGTGCTGAAGTTAATTGAGGCGCTGGAAGACGATGATGACGTTCAGAACGTTTACCACAATCTGGAAATGACCGACGAACTGCAGGAAGCGCTTGAATCAGAATAA
- the miaB gene encoding tRNA (N6-isopentenyl adenosine(37)-C2)-methylthiotransferase MiaB: MANKKLYIETYGCQMNVADSEVVAAVLGEKGYDLTEDHQDADAILINTCSIRDNAEQRIHARLDLFQSHKKKSPEKVVGLIGCMAERIGDQLLEKKKIDLVAGPDAYRDLPYLFDKVNRGEEAINVDLTTNETYDSIIPKRIGNNKISGFVSITRGCNNFCTFCIVPYTRGRERSRDPKDIINEVQDLVNKGYKEVTLLGQNVDSYRWREQGSRPVKFADLMEMVAKVDPKIRVRFTTSHPKDMSNKLLEVIAKYPNICKFIHLPFQSGSSQVLEKMNRKYTREWYLDRIKAINEIIPNCGLSTDVITGFCSETEEDHKETISLMEEVRFDSAFMFKYSVRPGTYAHEHYEDDVPDDVKSRRLEEVIALQSRISQENNRRDIGKVVEVLVEGVSKKSDEQYFGRSSQNKMVVFPKGDLEFGDYVRVKVNSSTQTTLIGEVVEKVEQPTE, translated from the coding sequence ATGGCAAACAAGAAATTATATATTGAGACGTACGGTTGCCAGATGAACGTGGCAGACAGCGAAGTGGTGGCAGCCGTATTGGGAGAGAAGGGATATGACTTGACCGAAGATCATCAGGACGCCGATGCCATATTAATTAATACCTGTTCGATTCGCGACAATGCCGAGCAACGCATACACGCACGCTTGGATCTGTTCCAGAGCCATAAAAAGAAATCGCCCGAAAAAGTGGTGGGGCTGATTGGCTGTATGGCTGAACGAATTGGTGATCAATTGCTCGAAAAGAAAAAAATAGATTTGGTGGCCGGTCCCGATGCGTACCGCGATCTTCCCTACCTGTTCGATAAAGTAAACCGGGGCGAAGAAGCCATCAATGTCGATTTGACCACAAACGAAACATACGATTCCATTATCCCGAAACGTATCGGGAACAATAAAATATCCGGTTTTGTATCCATCACCCGGGGATGCAACAACTTCTGTACTTTCTGTATCGTACCGTATACCCGTGGCCGGGAAAGAAGCCGCGACCCGAAGGATATCATCAACGAAGTACAGGACCTGGTTAACAAGGGCTACAAAGAAGTGACGCTGCTGGGACAGAATGTGGATTCGTATCGCTGGCGCGAACAAGGCTCCCGCCCCGTGAAGTTTGCCGACCTGATGGAAATGGTGGCCAAAGTCGATCCGAAAATCCGGGTACGCTTTACCACTTCGCATCCCAAAGACATGTCGAACAAACTGCTGGAGGTGATTGCAAAATATCCGAACATCTGCAAATTTATCCACCTGCCGTTCCAATCGGGAAGCTCCCAGGTACTCGAAAAAATGAACCGGAAGTACACCCGCGAATGGTACCTCGATCGCATCAAAGCCATCAACGAGATTATCCCCAACTGTGGTTTATCTACTGACGTGATTACCGGCTTCTGCAGCGAAACGGAAGAGGATCATAAGGAAACTATTTCGCTGATGGAAGAAGTTCGGTTCGACTCGGCATTCATGTTCAAATACTCGGTCCGTCCGGGAACTTATGCGCACGAACATTACGAGGACGACGTACCGGATGACGTAAAATCGCGCCGTTTGGAAGAGGTGATTGCCTTGCAAAGCCGCATTTCGCAGGAGAACAACCGCCGGGACATTGGCAAAGTGGTGGAAGTGCTGGTCGAAGGTGTTTCGAAGAAGAGCGACGAGCAATATTTTGGCCGCAGCTCACAAAACAAGATGGTGGTATTCCCGAAAGGCGATTTGGAATTTGGCGACTATGTTCGCGTGAAAGTAAACAGCAGCACACAAACCACGCTGATTGGCGAAGTAGTGGAAAAAGTTGAACAACCAACTGAATAA
- a CDS encoding carboxymuconolactone decarboxylase family protein: protein MSELIDEFREYRARMNEKILSADNKVMKRIYNLDTNTYMEGALSTKTKEMLGLVSSMVLRCDDCVKYHLGKCHEQGVTTDELFEIFSVANLVGGTIVIPHTRRAVEYWEELQNQE from the coding sequence ATGAGTGAACTGATTGACGAATTCCGGGAATACCGTGCCCGGATGAACGAGAAAATTCTCTCGGCCGACAACAAGGTGATGAAACGCATCTACAACCTCGACACCAATACCTACATGGAAGGTGCACTGTCGACCAAAACCAAGGAGATGCTCGGACTGGTGAGCTCGATGGTGCTGCGTTGCGACGATTGCGTGAAATACCACCTCGGGAAATGCCACGAACAAGGTGTTACCACCGATGAGTTGTTCGAAATTTTCTCGGTAGCCAACCTGGTGGGCGGCACCATCGTGATTCCCCACACCCGCCGTGCGGTGGAGTACTGGGAAGAATTACAGAATCAGGAATAA
- the yjjX gene encoding inosine/xanthosine triphosphatase, with product MMKKHIVVASHNPVKIEAVKRGFERLFPGTEIMIEGVSVDSGVPGQPMSDEETRAGAHNRAANAREKVPNADFWFGVEGGIGRHNDGMHSFAWIAACSDVRFGESRTTTFQLPPEVVKLVEEGLELGDADDRVFGRTNSKQENGAVGLLTHNAITRTLLYEQAVCLALIPFVRPELFPGE from the coding sequence ATGATGAAAAAACATATTGTGGTGGCCTCGCATAACCCGGTGAAGATTGAGGCCGTGAAGCGGGGCTTTGAAAGGCTTTTCCCGGGAACGGAAATAATGATTGAAGGCGTGAGTGTTGATTCGGGTGTACCCGGCCAACCCATGAGCGACGAAGAAACCCGGGCCGGGGCGCATAACCGTGCCGCCAATGCACGGGAGAAAGTTCCCAACGCCGATTTCTGGTTTGGCGTGGAAGGCGGCATCGGGCGGCACAACGACGGGATGCACTCCTTTGCCTGGATTGCTGCCTGCTCCGACGTCCGGTTTGGCGAGTCGCGCACCACTACCTTTCAGCTTCCGCCCGAAGTGGTGAAACTAGTGGAAGAAGGCCTGGAACTGGGCGATGCCGATGACCGCGTGTTTGGGCGGACCAACTCAAAGCAGGAGAACGGCGCGGTGGGATTATTGACCCATAATGCGATTACCCGCACGTTGCTTTATGAGCAGGCCGTTTGCCTGGCATTGATTCCGTTTGTCCGGCCGGAGCTTTTCCCCGGAGAATGA
- a CDS encoding glycoside hydrolase family 9 protein, which yields MKNLLTILLLWLTACSAGPSGNTYPVRLNSVGFLPAKAKMATIIQRCTNFEVKRLADDSTVFRGKVTGPFHQKDVNQNAWLADFSAFADTGSFYLDVPGVGRSVTFRISDDVFRLPYVTTMRAFYLWRCGTAVEGDFNGQHYAHAACHLDDGYSDYLDKKDVVRDGTGGWHDAGDYGKYTVNAGITLGNLFLAWEQFSPAFENVKLDLPQTAPGYPGYLEELKWETDWLLKMPYPDGSGRVSHKLTRTNFAGFIMPDDDKGKRYFTEWSSAATAGFAAVMAMAARNFQPYDSAYAEKCLTAAKNSYAFLKEHPEMKPFEQGDFKTGAYKVASDKSERLWAAAELWETTGAPAYLADFESAVPAIHPPLIDSDWDWGNVKNLAMFTYVLSQREGRNPQLLTSIRQAILANADSLVEKGKQDIYGRPLGSRYYWGCNGTVARQAVNLQVANAISPKPAYTNTVVAIVDHLLGRNVYDRSYITGIGFRPPMHPHDRRSAADDVVPPWPGYLVGGGRTATGWQDKQSDYTTNEIAINWQAALVYALAGLVD from the coding sequence ATGAAAAATTTATTGACGATTCTGCTGCTGTGGCTGACGGCCTGCAGCGCCGGGCCGTCGGGCAATACGTACCCGGTCCGCCTCAATTCGGTCGGGTTTCTTCCGGCGAAAGCCAAAATGGCCACCATCATTCAGCGCTGTACAAATTTCGAAGTGAAACGGTTGGCCGACGACTCCACGGTTTTCAGGGGGAAAGTCACGGGCCCGTTCCATCAGAAGGATGTCAACCAAAATGCCTGGCTGGCCGATTTTTCGGCTTTCGCCGATACCGGAAGTTTCTATTTGGATGTGCCCGGCGTTGGACGTTCCGTAACCTTCCGCATCAGCGATGATGTATTCAGGCTTCCTTACGTAACAACCATGCGGGCCTTCTATCTGTGGCGTTGCGGCACTGCCGTGGAAGGCGATTTCAACGGACAACATTACGCCCACGCTGCTTGTCACCTCGATGATGGTTACAGCGATTATCTTGATAAGAAAGATGTCGTCCGGGACGGTACCGGCGGCTGGCACGATGCCGGCGACTATGGGAAATACACGGTGAACGCCGGTATCACATTAGGCAACTTGTTTTTGGCCTGGGAACAGTTCAGTCCGGCCTTTGAAAACGTGAAGCTTGATCTTCCCCAAACGGCACCGGGTTATCCCGGCTACCTGGAGGAATTGAAATGGGAAACCGACTGGCTGCTGAAGATGCCATACCCTGATGGTTCGGGCCGGGTGTCGCATAAACTGACGCGCACGAACTTTGCCGGTTTTATCATGCCCGACGATGATAAAGGGAAACGCTATTTTACCGAATGGAGTTCGGCAGCTACCGCCGGTTTTGCTGCCGTAATGGCCATGGCTGCCCGCAACTTTCAGCCGTATGATTCAGCGTATGCGGAAAAATGTTTGACGGCTGCGAAGAACAGCTATGCATTTCTGAAAGAACATCCGGAGATGAAACCATTTGAGCAGGGCGATTTCAAAACTGGCGCTTACAAAGTAGCGAGCGATAAAAGCGAACGGTTATGGGCCGCAGCCGAGTTGTGGGAAACAACGGGCGCCCCGGCTTACCTGGCAGACTTCGAATCGGCGGTGCCAGCCATTCATCCGCCACTCATCGACAGCGACTGGGATTGGGGCAACGTGAAAAACCTCGCCATGTTTACCTATGTGTTATCCCAAAGAGAAGGGCGAAACCCTCAGTTGCTGACAAGTATTCGGCAGGCTATTCTGGCGAATGCCGATTCGCTGGTAGAAAAAGGGAAACAGGATATTTACGGGCGGCCATTGGGCAGTCGTTATTATTGGGGCTGCAACGGTACAGTCGCTCGCCAGGCTGTCAACCTGCAGGTGGCTAATGCCATTTCACCGAAGCCGGCTTACACCAATACGGTCGTTGCTATTGTTGACCATTTGCTGGGGCGCAATGTGTATGACCGGTCTTATATTACCGGAATCGGTTTCCGGCCTCCCATGCATCCGCATGACCGGCGCAGTGCCGCTGACGATGTTGTACCACCCTGGCCGGGCTACCTGGTTGGTGGCGGACGAACAGCAACTGGTTGGCAGGACAAACAGTCGGACTATACCACCAACGAGATTGCCATCAACTGGCAGGCTGCGTTGGTATATGCTTTAGCCGGCCTGGTGGATTAG
- a CDS encoding helix-turn-helix domain-containing protein: MVNTKLFRMIREGEHQQQDFKFCINVSRKIARSLVAFANTDGGRLLIGVKDNGNIAGVQTDEEYYMIEAAAKLYSKPEIPFETCQWHTDGKTVLQIDIPPSPNKPHYAKDENHRWLAYVRFEDQNILANRILLEVWKKKQKSHGVFIRYTEEEQKLLHYLSVHEKLNPGRVARAISVSRWKAERILINLITIGVIEVEQSADGLHYHLANTFVLSESNK, encoded by the coding sequence ATGGTGAACACGAAATTATTCAGGATGATACGGGAGGGGGAACACCAGCAGCAGGATTTCAAATTTTGTATTAACGTTTCGCGAAAGATAGCCCGCTCGCTGGTTGCTTTCGCCAATACCGATGGTGGCAGGTTGCTGATTGGGGTAAAGGACAACGGCAACATCGCCGGCGTACAGACCGATGAGGAGTACTACATGATTGAGGCTGCTGCCAAATTATACAGCAAACCCGAAATTCCGTTTGAAACCTGCCAATGGCATACTGACGGAAAAACGGTTCTGCAAATCGATATACCCCCAAGCCCAAACAAGCCACATTACGCCAAAGACGAAAACCACAGGTGGCTGGCCTATGTAAGATTTGAAGATCAGAACATCCTGGCCAACCGGATTTTGCTCGAAGTATGGAAGAAAAAACAAAAGTCGCATGGCGTTTTTATCCGGTACACCGAAGAGGAACAAAAACTATTGCACTATCTATCTGTGCACGAAAAATTAAATCCGGGACGCGTTGCCCGGGCAATTTCTGTTTCCCGATGGAAGGCAGAACGAATCTTAATAAACCTCATAACCATCGGAGTTATTGAGGTTGAACAATCAGCGGACGGATTACACTACCATTTGGCCAACACTTTTGTCCTGTCAGAAAGTAATAAATAA
- a CDS encoding alkaline phosphatase, with the protein MRNFLMRNVRHAFLIGIIIGGFAFAGYAQDEYMDPANRKLQQTYTGGDFYPVKHYQQSTRKKRPKNVILMIGDGMGLAQVYAGLTANGGHLYLENFTNIGFSKTYSSDNYITDSAAGGTALACGEKTYNGAIGVNPLKQPIVNILELAEKKGLETGLVSTSAITHATPASFIAHQPSRNMYEAIAADFINSGIDVFIGGGVDHFEKRKDGRDLSEELRKEGYQVLYNMDDITEVTSGKLAGLTAPIHNPAEPERGDMLVQSTKTALNILAKNKKGYFIMVEGSQIDWGGHANKTPYVVEEMLDFDQAIGAALDYAARDGETLIIVTADHETGGMSINEGNMASGQVTGKFTTGEHTGIMVPVYAFGPGAERFTGIMENTDIQKKIKDLLDL; encoded by the coding sequence ATGAGAAACTTTCTGATGAGAAATGTCCGTCATGCCTTCCTGATCGGTATTATTATTGGCGGTTTTGCTTTTGCCGGTTACGCGCAGGACGAATACATGGATCCGGCCAACCGGAAATTGCAGCAGACATATACCGGCGGTGACTTTTATCCCGTAAAACATTACCAGCAGAGCACCCGGAAGAAACGTCCGAAGAATGTAATTTTAATGATTGGCGACGGCATGGGGCTCGCACAGGTATATGCCGGATTAACAGCTAACGGCGGGCACCTCTATCTGGAGAATTTTACAAACATCGGTTTTTCCAAAACTTACTCTTCCGATAATTACATTACCGATTCGGCAGCAGGTGGAACTGCGCTGGCTTGTGGCGAAAAAACATACAACGGGGCAATTGGCGTAAATCCGCTAAAACAGCCGATTGTCAACATCCTCGAACTGGCTGAAAAGAAAGGACTGGAAACCGGGCTGGTATCGACCTCAGCCATTACGCACGCCACTCCGGCATCGTTTATTGCCCACCAGCCATCGCGCAACATGTACGAAGCCATTGCAGCCGATTTCATTAACAGCGGCATCGATGTCTTTATCGGCGGTGGCGTTGACCATTTCGAAAAACGTAAAGATGGGCGGGACCTGAGTGAAGAGCTGAGAAAAGAAGGCTATCAGGTCCTCTACAACATGGATGATATTACCGAAGTTACTTCCGGAAAACTGGCCGGGCTGACTGCTCCCATTCACAATCCGGCTGAACCCGAACGCGGTGACATGCTTGTCCAATCGACTAAAACAGCCTTGAATATCCTGGCCAAAAACAAGAAAGGCTATTTCATCATGGTTGAAGGAAGCCAGATCGACTGGGGCGGTCATGCCAACAAGACACCTTATGTAGTGGAGGAAATGCTCGACTTCGACCAGGCAATCGGTGCAGCGCTTGATTATGCGGCCCGCGACGGCGAAACCCTGATTATCGTGACAGCCGATCACGAAACAGGCGGCATGTCCATCAACGAAGGCAACATGGCAAGTGGCCAAGTGACCGGCAAATTTACTACTGGAGAGCACACGGGAATTATGGTGCCGGTGTATGCGTTTGGACCGGGAGCTGAGCGGTTCACCGGAATTATGGAGAACACCGACATTCAGAAAAAAATTAAAGACCTTTTGGATCTGTAA
- a CDS encoding DUF6048 family protein, with product MSKILLYISICLLALSSPLNALAQEKLNADVWRYEGPRIGVDLSRFVSTYLQSADRWGWELQGDIPVKGYWFPTVEVGMMGLNDRQDNFHYQANGVYGRLGTDFNILRYRSLDDGDLVFIGLRYGYSRFTQQADNIDYSNFWGNYTTSIPKRNMNAHWGEFVFGMKGEIFKNFFLGWSLRVKFMASETKDPNMSPYIVPGFGKTNVDIPMDFSYGIYYRIPLHRTKKMPKAPKMEGAKHIDESTTPDSQNNNQQNGNGIGNLRGGQPQGF from the coding sequence ATGAGCAAAATATTACTGTATATTTCAATTTGCCTGCTAGCACTCAGTAGCCCGCTGAATGCGCTGGCCCAGGAGAAACTGAATGCGGATGTGTGGCGTTACGAAGGTCCCCGCATTGGGGTTGATTTGTCGCGGTTTGTTTCCACTTATCTGCAATCAGCTGATCGTTGGGGCTGGGAGTTACAGGGCGATATTCCGGTTAAAGGTTATTGGTTTCCTACGGTCGAAGTAGGAATGATGGGACTGAACGACCGGCAGGATAATTTCCACTATCAGGCAAATGGCGTTTATGGCCGGTTGGGAACCGACTTCAATATTTTGCGTTATAGGAGCCTCGATGATGGTGATTTGGTTTTTATAGGTTTGCGCTATGGATACAGCCGTTTTACCCAACAGGCCGATAATATTGATTATTCCAATTTCTGGGGCAATTACACAACTTCTATCCCGAAAAGGAATATGAATGCGCATTGGGGAGAATTTGTATTCGGAATGAAAGGCGAGATTTTTAAAAACTTCTTTTTGGGCTGGTCATTGAGGGTTAAGTTCATGGCCAGCGAGACGAAAGATCCGAACATGTCGCCTTATATCGTGCCCGGATTTGGGAAAACCAATGTGGACATTCCCATGGACTTTTCGTATGGTATTTATTACCGGATCCCATTGCACCGGACGAAGAAAATGCCTAAAGCCCCTAAAATGGAAGGTGCCAAGCATATTGATGAGTCAACTACTCCTGACAGTCAGAATAATAACCAGCAAAATGGTAACGGGATTGGAAATCTTCGGGGTGGACAGCCTCAGGGATTTTAG
- a CDS encoding DUF6452 family protein, with amino-acid sequence MLVSSHFVYICQASGNPCPDMKKYILPLLVAFMAIVASCSEADRCYDSTDTYLIARFIASDSTTIDSLLIWGVAKNDTGWVRDTLPSVSRRYPLPLSLENDSTAFVLFVNGGADTLFIYHTMQMKMVSEACGFAPYYELKGFSYTSRIDSVNISDPAVGPTSIEKPNNEQNITVYFNLPASTQ; translated from the coding sequence ATGCTTGTTTCCTCTCATTTTGTTTATATTTGTCAGGCAAGCGGAAACCCGTGCCCGGATATGAAGAAATACATTTTACCCTTACTGGTGGCATTCATGGCAATAGTGGCTTCGTGCAGCGAGGCGGACAGGTGTTACGACTCTACCGACACCTATCTCATCGCACGATTCATCGCCAGCGATTCTACCACCATTGATTCGCTGTTGATTTGGGGCGTCGCCAAAAACGACACCGGTTGGGTGCGCGATACGCTGCCTTCCGTATCCAGGCGTTATCCATTACCACTTTCCCTTGAAAACGATTCCACTGCGTTTGTATTGTTCGTGAATGGAGGAGCTGACACGCTGTTTATTTATCATACGATGCAAATGAAAATGGTATCAGAGGCGTGCGGCTTTGCACCCTATTACGAACTGAAAGGTTTCTCATATACCTCCCGAATCGACTCGGTGAATATTTCGGACCCCGCGGTGGGCCCAACATCTATTGAAAAGCCCAATAATGAGCAAAATATTACTGTATATTTCAATTTGCCTGCTAGCACTCAGTAG